A stretch of the Archangium violaceum genome encodes the following:
- a CDS encoding sensor histidine kinase, which produces MSLPHSSHRPRVLVVDDNAAFLDNLQELLGDAGYLVEGASSCREARERAREGFDVALVDLRLPDGEGTALARELKEKVPESEVVLLTGFATLETAVEAVRAGACAYLMKPCAPNELLLTLEQAMRQVRLQAEKRELARRAQVTEKLAAVGTMTAGLSHEIRNPLNAAALQLSVLERRIRRLSEELQPNLLDPLLLVRDEIRRLDHILEDFLQFARPREFRPEPVEVRALLRRVVDLLGGQADARRVRLELEGEGVLSVPPVWGEEERLRQVIINLAINALEATPAGGLVRVSAGQEGDMAWITVDDTGPGVPLEVRDRLFEPFFTTKAQGSGLGLSIVHSIVTQHGGSLEVDSSPEGGARFFLRLPLAR; this is translated from the coding sequence ATGAGCCTTCCGCATTCTTCCCATCGTCCCCGGGTGCTCGTCGTCGACGACAACGCGGCCTTCCTCGACAACCTCCAGGAGTTGCTCGGCGACGCGGGCTACCTGGTGGAGGGGGCGAGCAGCTGCCGTGAGGCGCGCGAGCGGGCCCGGGAGGGCTTCGACGTGGCGCTGGTGGATCTGCGGCTGCCGGACGGGGAGGGGACGGCGCTCGCCCGCGAGCTGAAGGAGAAGGTGCCCGAGTCCGAGGTGGTGCTGCTCACCGGCTTCGCCACGCTGGAGACGGCGGTGGAGGCGGTGCGCGCGGGGGCCTGCGCCTACCTGATGAAGCCCTGCGCGCCCAACGAGCTGCTCCTCACGTTGGAGCAGGCCATGCGTCAGGTGCGCCTGCAGGCCGAGAAGCGCGAGCTGGCGCGCCGGGCCCAGGTGACGGAGAAGCTCGCCGCGGTGGGCACCATGACGGCGGGGCTCTCCCACGAAATCCGCAATCCGCTCAACGCGGCGGCCCTCCAGCTCTCGGTGCTGGAGCGCAGGATCCGGCGGCTCTCCGAGGAGCTGCAGCCCAACCTGCTGGATCCCCTGCTGCTGGTGCGCGATGAGATCCGCCGGTTGGATCACATCCTCGAGGACTTCCTCCAGTTCGCGCGGCCTCGCGAGTTCCGCCCGGAGCCGGTGGAGGTGAGGGCGCTGCTGCGGCGCGTGGTGGATCTCCTGGGAGGCCAGGCGGATGCCCGCCGCGTCCGGCTGGAGCTGGAAGGGGAGGGGGTCCTGTCGGTGCCTCCCGTCTGGGGCGAGGAGGAGCGGTTGCGGCAGGTGATCATCAACCTGGCCATCAACGCGCTGGAGGCCACGCCGGCCGGGGGACTCGTCCGCGTCTCCGCGGGCCAGGAGGGAGACATGGCGTGGATCACCGTGGACGACACGGGCCCGGGCGTTCCCCTGGAGGTCCGCGACCGGCTCTTCGAGCCCTTCTTCACCACGAAGGCGCAGGGCTCGGGGCTGGGCCTGTCCATCGTCCACTCCATCGTGACGCAGCACGGAGGCTCGTTGGAGGTGGACAGCTCTCCGGAGGGTGGGGCGAGGTTCTTCCTGCGCCTGCCCCTGGCCCGCTGA
- a CDS encoding cyclic nucleotide-binding domain-containing protein has product MSRITSTEVILPSSLSAEARHQLTDSLYAVHARLFESEEEREAWARCDRPEALYFLETATDHAGGHGLVTVAPITLETVLSLARSLLMRRLRQSMTRLAARVLGTRLGARLGRSLVLRTLRHVPLFARLDEATLRGLAERAELLVLPAGREVFQAGSAGDELYLLETGVVHVLAQGGKLMDELGSGAVFGELALLTHERRSATVRTATASTFIRIPRSALLPLLEGDDRLRERMWKTLAERRFDDVARGLEGYGHLERARRLSLLRSGEHRELRPQEWQNIEAGTHLFVLSGAVDFEHAGLVVTQRDSTLLEVGQPLRVRAREATRLVLLNPNRSDGSPEASR; this is encoded by the coding sequence ATGTCCCGCATCACGAGCACCGAGGTCATCCTCCCCTCCTCCCTCTCCGCCGAGGCGCGACACCAGCTCACCGACAGTCTCTACGCCGTCCACGCTCGGCTCTTCGAGTCGGAGGAGGAGCGCGAGGCGTGGGCCCGCTGCGACAGGCCCGAAGCGCTCTACTTCCTCGAGACCGCCACGGACCATGCCGGAGGGCACGGGCTGGTGACGGTGGCGCCCATCACCCTGGAGACCGTGCTGAGCCTGGCCCGCTCCCTGCTGATGCGGCGGCTGCGCCAGTCCATGACGAGGCTGGCGGCCCGGGTGCTGGGCACGCGGCTCGGGGCGCGCCTGGGCCGCTCCCTGGTGCTCCGCACGTTGCGCCACGTTCCGCTCTTCGCCCGGCTCGACGAGGCCACCCTGCGCGGCCTGGCCGAGCGCGCGGAGCTCCTCGTGCTGCCCGCGGGCAGGGAGGTCTTCCAGGCGGGAAGCGCCGGTGACGAGCTGTACCTGCTGGAGACCGGCGTGGTCCATGTGCTGGCCCAGGGAGGGAAGCTCATGGACGAGCTGGGCAGCGGCGCCGTGTTCGGAGAGCTGGCCCTGCTCACCCATGAGCGCCGCTCGGCGACCGTCCGCACGGCAACGGCCTCGACGTTCATCCGCATCCCCCGCTCGGCGCTCCTGCCGTTGCTCGAGGGGGATGACCGCCTGCGCGAGCGGATGTGGAAGACGCTCGCCGAGCGGCGCTTCGATGATGTGGCGCGGGGGCTGGAGGGCTACGGGCACCTGGAGCGCGCACGCCGGCTCTCCCTGCTTCGCTCTGGAGAGCACCGCGAGCTGAGGCCGCAGGAGTGGCAGAACATCGAGGCGGGCACCCACCTGTTCGTGCTGTCGGGCGCGGTGGACTTCGAGCACGCGGGGCTGGTGGTGACCCAGCGGGACTCCACGCTCCTGGAGGTCGGCCAGCCGCTCCGGGTGAGGGCCCGGGAAGCCACGCGGCTCGTGCTCCTGAATCCGAATAGGAGCGACGGGAGCCCTGAAGCGTCTCGCTGA
- a CDS encoding protoglobin domain-containing protein, protein MAETLFEELKRYVGFGPEDEQALRVLHEVAQPQFPAIAEVFYARILEHEGARSALAGESQVGHLKVTLRAWMEQLLRGPWDEDYYNLRCRIGRMHVRIALPQHYMFGSMNTLRQEFNRVIDENYARQPEVLRAARVALGKILDLELAIMLHTYREDLLAQQARNERLSTFGQLVGSIGHELRNPLGVIETSLFILKGRPLATDERAAKHLERIGEQVSLANRIVSDLLDMIRDRPLKREPLRLDEVWKDALTSVQAPAGVSIRAEGLEGLPTLRGDAGQVRQVFVNLLENAVQALGETGTVTLSASSGPAAVELVLEDSGPGVSEPIRRRMFEPLMTTKARGIGLGLPLVKRILERHGGSIVYAPAEGRGARFVLKLPLPTPSL, encoded by the coding sequence ATGGCGGAGACCTTGTTCGAAGAGTTGAAGCGTTACGTGGGCTTTGGACCCGAGGACGAGCAGGCGCTCCGGGTCCTGCACGAGGTGGCCCAGCCCCAGTTCCCGGCCATCGCGGAAGTCTTCTATGCCCGCATCCTGGAACACGAAGGTGCGCGCAGCGCCCTGGCCGGCGAGAGCCAGGTGGGGCACCTCAAGGTCACGCTGCGGGCCTGGATGGAGCAGCTCCTGCGCGGGCCCTGGGACGAGGACTACTACAACCTGCGTTGCCGTATCGGCCGCATGCACGTGCGCATCGCGCTTCCCCAGCACTACATGTTCGGCTCGATGAACACCCTGCGGCAGGAGTTCAACCGCGTCATCGACGAGAACTACGCCCGCCAGCCCGAGGTGTTGAGGGCCGCGCGCGTGGCGCTCGGGAAGATCCTCGATCTCGAGCTGGCCATCATGCTGCACACCTACCGGGAGGATCTCCTCGCCCAGCAGGCGCGCAACGAGCGGCTGTCCACCTTCGGCCAGCTCGTGGGCTCCATCGGGCACGAGCTGCGCAATCCCCTGGGCGTCATCGAGACGTCGCTCTTCATCCTCAAGGGCCGGCCCCTGGCCACCGACGAGCGCGCCGCCAAGCACCTGGAGCGCATCGGCGAGCAGGTGTCGCTGGCCAATCGCATCGTCTCGGATCTGCTGGACATGATCCGCGACCGGCCGCTCAAGCGCGAGCCCCTGCGGCTCGACGAGGTGTGGAAGGACGCGCTCACCTCGGTGCAGGCGCCCGCGGGCGTGTCCATCCGGGCCGAGGGTCTGGAGGGGCTCCCCACGCTGCGGGGAGACGCCGGGCAGGTGCGCCAGGTCTTCGTCAACCTGCTGGAGAACGCCGTGCAGGCCCTGGGCGAGACGGGGACGGTGACGCTGTCGGCCTCGTCGGGCCCGGCGGCGGTGGAGCTCGTCCTGGAGGACTCGGGGCCGGGCGTCAGCGAGCCCATCCGGCGCCGGATGTTCGAGCCCCTGATGACCACCAAGGCCCGGGGCATCGGCCTGGGTCTGCCGCTCGTCAAGCGCATCCTGGAGCGCCATGGAGGCTCCATCGTCTATGCCCCCGCCGAGGGCCGTGGCGCGCGTTTCGTCCTGAAGCTCCCGCTCCCCACCCCTTCCCTGTAG
- a CDS encoding response regulator, which translates to MRNYLLLDDNLAFAENLAEILRDGGDEATVVTDGARALELARTRRFDVLLTDMKMPGMSGAAAVHHIRKVDPGLAAVVITAHPGEDDLETARREGLLAVLPKPVPIPTLVSLLSEARRDGLVALVEDDLALSDNLTEVLRSRGFSCVTARSVLDAEQLASVRPFAALVDLRLPGGPDGEALRRLRTRFPELPVFVMTAFPEVVPDATMPEHAGIFPKPFDTATLLDVLERVHASRRQQVS; encoded by the coding sequence ATGAGGAACTACCTGCTACTCGATGACAACCTGGCCTTCGCGGAGAACCTCGCGGAGATCCTCCGGGATGGGGGGGACGAGGCCACGGTGGTGACGGACGGGGCACGGGCCCTGGAGCTCGCGCGCACCCGGCGCTTCGACGTGCTCCTCACGGACATGAAGATGCCGGGCATGAGCGGGGCCGCGGCGGTGCACCACATCCGCAAGGTGGATCCGGGACTCGCCGCCGTGGTCATCACCGCCCACCCCGGAGAGGACGACCTGGAGACGGCCCGGCGCGAGGGGTTGCTCGCGGTGCTGCCCAAGCCCGTGCCCATTCCCACGCTCGTCTCGCTGTTGTCCGAGGCGCGCCGGGATGGGCTGGTGGCGCTCGTCGAGGACGATCTGGCCCTCAGCGACAACCTCACCGAGGTGTTGCGCTCCCGCGGCTTCTCGTGCGTCACCGCGCGCTCGGTGCTGGACGCGGAGCAACTGGCCTCGGTGCGGCCCTTCGCCGCGCTGGTGGATCTGCGGCTGCCGGGTGGCCCGGATGGCGAGGCGCTGCGCCGGCTGAGGACGCGCTTCCCCGAGCTGCCGGTATTCGTGATGACGGCCTTCCCGGAGGTGGTACCGGATGCGACCATGCCGGAGCACGCGGGCATCTTCCCCAAACCCTTCGATACGGCCACGTTGCTGGACGTGCTGGAGCGCGTCCACGCCTCGCGCCGTCAGCAGGTGTCATGA
- a CDS encoding polysaccharide lyase, whose amino-acid sequence MLTSLLLSLVAPEVAHAAPDVAAADVLPLVASTYKVNTFERPASLSTYSLGDWAADGWSAPWEVGMSTRTWIDGVNFRHSGLKSLRITYPADKIGPEDSGAQAPFTLLPGREYYLSYWVRFSSDFSWGTTHFAGKLGLGLAGGGACSGGQVCTGYNGFSSRMIWRAGGQAAIYYYHMGHEGEYGDQAVLKTRAGADIYYPRGTWVHIAQRLKVNSVTNGNANPDGEIEVWYNGTSAARISGLRFVRNSDLVDKAYFSSFFGGATTEFAPTINSYIWYDDLKVSTNPSDICELSGGC is encoded by the coding sequence TTGCTCACTTCGCTCCTCCTCTCTCTGGTGGCCCCCGAGGTCGCGCACGCCGCTCCTGACGTCGCGGCCGCCGACGTCCTGCCCCTTGTCGCCTCGACGTACAAGGTGAACACCTTCGAGAGGCCCGCCAGCCTGAGCACCTACTCGCTCGGCGATTGGGCCGCGGACGGCTGGAGCGCCCCCTGGGAGGTGGGGATGAGCACTCGAACCTGGATCGACGGGGTGAATTTCAGGCACTCGGGTCTCAAGTCGCTGCGCATCACCTACCCGGCTGACAAGATTGGCCCAGAGGACTCCGGCGCCCAGGCGCCGTTCACGCTGCTCCCCGGACGGGAGTATTATTTGTCGTACTGGGTGCGCTTCAGCAGTGACTTCAGCTGGGGCACGACCCATTTCGCCGGCAAACTCGGACTCGGTCTGGCGGGGGGCGGCGCGTGCTCCGGCGGCCAGGTCTGCACTGGCTACAACGGGTTCAGCTCGCGCATGATCTGGCGCGCGGGAGGCCAGGCGGCGATCTATTACTACCATATGGGCCATGAGGGAGAGTACGGCGACCAGGCGGTGTTGAAGACCCGAGCAGGCGCCGACATCTACTATCCCCGCGGCACCTGGGTGCACATTGCCCAGCGGCTCAAGGTCAATTCCGTGACCAACGGGAATGCGAACCCCGACGGTGAGATCGAGGTCTGGTATAACGGCACCTCGGCCGCCAGGATTTCTGGACTGCGCTTCGTGCGCAATTCGGACCTGGTCGACAAGGCCTACTTCTCCTCGTTCTTCGGCGGGGCCACGACCGAGTTCGCCCCGACGATCAACTCCTACATCTGGTACGACGACCTGAAGGTCTCGACGAACCCGTCGGACATCTGCGAGCTGTCCGGCGGCTGCTGA
- a CDS encoding sigma-54-dependent transcriptional regulator: MSAQRILVVDDEVNARRAIATILGEEGYEVAEASNGEEALARLADFSPAAVLTDVRMPKMDGLTFLTKAREQGSDATFIMMTAFASVETAVDAMRAGAENYLVKPLDANAVLVVLGKALEKRALKREAENLREQVRQRTRFHNIIGEAPQLQAIYDVVRRAATTRATVLILGESGTGKELIAQAIHQESQRRDKPFIKVHCAALSENLLESELFGHEKGAFTGALARKEGRFELADGGTLFLDEIGEISPAVQVKLLRVLQQREFERVGGTQSLKVDVRIVAATHRDLTAEVKAGRFREDLYYRLNVVAVTLPPLRERKSDIPALVNHFLEKYSDAYGKDVRGLAPGTLQALLSYDWPGNIRELENAIERAVVLATGNELTTDDLPPVLRGPRPTGSSPSSLIPGASLAQIEREAILRTLEMVHGSTTRAAEILGISVRKVQYRLKEYSAATDGKPAPAADPEEENPEAEAAAE, encoded by the coding sequence ATGTCCGCTCAACGCATCCTGGTCGTCGACGACGAGGTCAATGCCCGCCGCGCCATCGCCACCATCCTGGGCGAGGAAGGTTATGAAGTCGCCGAGGCCTCCAATGGCGAGGAGGCGCTCGCTCGGCTGGCCGACTTCTCTCCCGCCGCCGTCCTGACGGACGTGCGCATGCCGAAGATGGACGGGCTCACCTTCCTGACAAAGGCCCGCGAACAGGGCTCGGACGCCACGTTCATCATGATGACCGCCTTCGCCAGCGTGGAGACGGCGGTGGACGCCATGCGCGCCGGCGCCGAGAACTACCTGGTCAAGCCCCTGGACGCCAACGCCGTGCTGGTGGTGTTGGGCAAGGCCCTGGAGAAGCGGGCCCTGAAGCGCGAGGCGGAGAACCTGCGCGAGCAGGTGCGCCAGCGCACGCGCTTCCACAACATCATCGGCGAAGCGCCCCAGCTCCAGGCCATCTACGACGTGGTGCGCCGGGCGGCGACGACCCGGGCCACGGTGCTCATCCTCGGTGAGTCCGGCACGGGCAAGGAGCTGATCGCCCAGGCCATCCACCAGGAGTCCCAGCGGCGCGACAAGCCCTTCATCAAGGTGCACTGCGCCGCGCTCTCCGAGAACCTGCTGGAGAGCGAGCTGTTCGGCCACGAGAAGGGCGCCTTCACCGGCGCACTGGCCCGCAAGGAGGGCCGCTTCGAGTTGGCCGACGGAGGCACCCTCTTCCTGGACGAGATCGGTGAGATCTCCCCGGCGGTGCAGGTGAAGCTGCTGCGCGTGCTGCAACAGCGCGAGTTCGAGCGCGTGGGCGGCACGCAGTCACTGAAGGTGGACGTGCGCATCGTCGCGGCCACCCACCGCGATCTGACGGCCGAGGTGAAGGCGGGCAGGTTCCGCGAGGACCTCTACTACCGGCTGAACGTTGTGGCGGTGACGCTGCCGCCCCTGCGCGAGCGCAAGAGCGACATCCCCGCGTTGGTGAACCACTTCCTGGAGAAGTACAGCGACGCGTACGGCAAGGACGTGCGGGGACTGGCGCCGGGCACGCTGCAGGCGCTGCTGTCGTACGACTGGCCGGGCAACATCCGCGAGCTGGAGAACGCCATCGAGCGTGCGGTGGTGCTGGCCACGGGCAACGAGCTGACGACGGATGATCTGCCGCCCGTGCTGCGAGGCCCACGGCCCACCGGCTCGTCGCCGTCGTCCCTCATCCCGGGCGCCTCGCTGGCGCAGATCGAACGCGAGGCGATCCTCCGCACCCTGGAGATGGTGCACGGCTCCACCACGCGGGCCGCGGAGATCCTCGGCATCAGCGTGCGCAAGGTGCAGTACCGGCTCAAGGAGTACAGCGCCGCCACGGACGGCAAGCCCGCTCCGGCAGCCGATCCGGAGGAGGAGAACCCGGAGGCCGAGGCCGCCGCCGAGTAG
- a CDS encoding CBS domain-containing protein produces MQTVGELMTHNHLVTLTETQNLAMAEELLRLHRIRHLPVVRNGKLVGLITHRDLLRAAAQRGGADPAKQPLWASDVMVRDVKTVRSDTPTREAVKLMLDNKYGCLPVVGADGELIGILTEADMVRYAQHLIEDMDRRSLAAEYEA; encoded by the coding sequence ATGCAGACCGTCGGAGAGCTGATGACCCACAACCACCTGGTCACGCTCACGGAGACCCAGAACCTGGCCATGGCAGAGGAGTTGCTCCGCCTGCATCGCATCCGCCACCTGCCGGTGGTTCGTAACGGCAAGCTCGTGGGGCTCATCACCCATCGAGACCTGCTGCGGGCCGCGGCGCAGCGCGGCGGAGCGGATCCCGCGAAGCAGCCGCTGTGGGCCTCGGACGTCATGGTGCGCGATGTGAAGACGGTGCGGTCGGATACGCCCACCCGCGAAGCGGTGAAGCTGATGCTGGACAACAAGTACGGCTGCCTGCCCGTGGTGGGGGCGGACGGCGAGCTGATCGGCATCCTCACCGAGGCGGACATGGTCCGCTACGCCCAGCACCTCATCGAGGATATGGACCGCCGCAGCCTGGCGGCCGAATACGAGGCCTGA
- a CDS encoding MauE/DoxX family redox-associated membrane protein, whose product MSAVDFGCRLMLAVVLTLAFASKVLGRGSFQDFIQTLGRFGFPKPWVGSPLAAAVVLSEAASALLLLLAPLAGYVLALALFTGFTLGIARVLRRGERVRCRCFGASDTPMGASHLVRNGLLIAVTLAGAVGHEVGPPSSPLSVVGWCAGALGVLTGFFITRWDDLVFLLSGPEPMAGPPAAAEKQRG is encoded by the coding sequence TTGAGCGCTGTCGATTTCGGCTGCCGGCTGATGCTTGCCGTCGTGCTCACGCTGGCGTTCGCCAGCAAGGTGCTCGGCCGCGGCTCGTTCCAGGACTTCATCCAGACCCTCGGACGATTTGGATTTCCCAAGCCCTGGGTGGGCTCGCCGCTGGCAGCCGCCGTGGTCCTCTCGGAGGCGGCCTCCGCGCTCCTGCTGCTCCTCGCCCCCCTGGCCGGGTATGTGTTGGCGCTCGCGCTCTTCACGGGCTTCACCCTGGGCATCGCGCGGGTGTTGCGCCGGGGTGAGCGGGTGCGATGCCGGTGCTTCGGCGCGAGTGACACGCCCATGGGGGCGTCACACCTGGTCCGCAATGGACTCTTGATCGCGGTGACCCTCGCGGGCGCGGTAGGCCACGAGGTGGGGCCACCGTCTTCTCCGTTGTCCGTGGTGGGGTGGTGCGCGGGGGCCCTCGGAGTCCTTACCGGGTTCTTCATCACGCGCTGGGATGATCTCGTGTTTCTCCTGAGTGGCCCGGAACCAATGGCCGGACCTCCGGCGGCCGCGGAAAAGCAGAGGGGATGA
- a CDS encoding universal stress protein: protein MSIVFGTDFSERAMTAARAAAALARRGGEVLHLVHITEYGSVGRTTSTDEALRREALARLEAQASELRTADTRVEVHLLEGSPDEVLVEHAAVVHASLIVVSHHGQRAPRWRIGNVAERVVQSARCPVLVVRSAGPLEAWARGERSLRLLLGLDFSAPSEAAVAWVRKLRMLGTSEVVAAHHYWGADAHVRYGVPLSPESEVTPEVEEALRRDLTARLGDMPGTGAVWVHLDVGLGRPSDALVELARKEEADLIVVGTHQRTGASKWWYGSVSQRIVHEAPVSVLCVPASRASALTIPEVRRVLAPTDLSEVGVSAIRHAYSIVPSGGTVYLLHVLEPLDGTPPLYAKYLGSQGATAHPPEQERLAEQLRGLIPPEAAARGVSTRVEVVHGRRVSEAINQAAERLGCDIICLATHGRSGLSKALVGSVAQEVLQNSPKPVLLIRPPV from the coding sequence ATGTCGATCGTCTTCGGAACGGATTTCTCGGAGCGGGCGATGACGGCGGCCAGGGCGGCGGCGGCACTCGCCCGCCGCGGTGGCGAGGTGCTCCACCTGGTACACATCACCGAGTACGGCAGCGTGGGGCGCACCACCTCGACCGATGAGGCCTTGAGGCGTGAGGCGCTCGCCCGCCTGGAGGCCCAGGCCTCCGAGCTGCGCACCGCGGACACGCGGGTGGAAGTCCACCTGCTGGAGGGCTCCCCGGACGAGGTGCTCGTCGAGCATGCGGCCGTCGTCCATGCCTCGCTCATCGTGGTGTCCCACCATGGGCAGCGGGCGCCGCGCTGGCGCATCGGCAACGTGGCCGAGCGGGTGGTGCAGTCCGCCCGGTGCCCGGTGCTGGTCGTCCGCTCGGCGGGCCCACTCGAGGCCTGGGCCCGAGGGGAGCGCAGCTTGCGTCTGCTCCTCGGCCTGGACTTCTCCGCGCCCTCCGAGGCGGCGGTGGCCTGGGTGCGCAAGCTGCGCATGCTCGGCACCAGCGAGGTGGTGGCAGCCCACCACTACTGGGGAGCGGATGCCCACGTGCGCTATGGCGTCCCCCTCTCCCCCGAGTCCGAGGTGACGCCCGAGGTCGAGGAGGCGCTGCGGAGGGATCTGACGGCCCGCCTGGGTGACATGCCCGGCACCGGCGCGGTGTGGGTGCACCTGGATGTCGGTCTGGGCCGGCCCTCGGACGCCCTGGTCGAGCTGGCGCGCAAGGAGGAGGCGGATCTCATCGTGGTGGGCACCCACCAGCGCACCGGGGCGAGCAAGTGGTGGTACGGCTCGGTGTCGCAGCGCATCGTCCACGAGGCGCCCGTCTCCGTGCTGTGCGTGCCGGCCAGCAGGGCCTCCGCGCTCACCATCCCCGAGGTGCGCCGGGTGCTCGCCCCCACGGACCTCTCCGAGGTGGGCGTCAGCGCCATCCGCCATGCCTATTCAATCGTTCCGTCCGGCGGCACCGTCTACCTGCTGCACGTGCTGGAGCCCCTGGACGGAACTCCGCCCCTCTACGCGAAGTACCTCGGCTCCCAGGGCGCCACGGCTCACCCCCCCGAACAGGAGCGCCTCGCCGAACAGTTGCGGGGGCTCATCCCCCCCGAGGCGGCCGCCCGTGGCGTTTCCACGCGGGTGGAGGTGGTACACGGCCGGAGGGTGTCCGAGGCCATCAACCAGGCGGCCGAGCGGCTCGGCTGCGACATCATCTGTCTGGCCACCCATGGGCGCTCGGGGTTGAGCAAGGCGCTGGTCGGCTCGGTGGCGCAGGAAGTGCTCCAGAACAGCCCCAAGCCGGTGTTGCTCATCCGGCCGCCCGTGTAG
- a CDS encoding N-acyl homoserine lactonase family protein, translating into MSRISHLLSFMLMPVLCTACAGARSAAAGAPASAAEEPPPIRLYVLDCGRIEIKDMGFFSGSGEPTGQAGTLTVPCFLIRHPQGVFLWDTGLSDSIAQAPGADPVGNRTYVDTPLSTQLRQLGLDHQDVRYVAFSHLHADHAGNANAFTSSTWILQRRELDWATQTPTPLGVDATVFSAYRTAKLQLLDGDADVFGDGSVRVIQTPGHTPGHQSLVVRLPQAGTFVLSGDLCHTRENWRSHVVPHFNLSRPETLSSLERVEALLQETHGRFLVQHSLEDVRALPKFPAYLE; encoded by the coding sequence ATGTCCCGAATTTCCCACCTGCTTTCTTTCATGCTCATGCCCGTCCTGTGCACAGCGTGCGCCGGGGCGAGGTCAGCCGCTGCCGGCGCGCCGGCCTCCGCCGCCGAGGAGCCACCTCCGATTCGTCTCTACGTGCTCGACTGCGGTCGGATCGAAATCAAGGACATGGGTTTCTTCTCGGGCAGCGGCGAGCCCACGGGCCAGGCCGGTACGCTCACCGTCCCTTGCTTCCTGATCCGGCATCCCCAGGGCGTGTTCTTGTGGGACACGGGGCTGAGCGACTCCATTGCCCAGGCGCCCGGAGCCGACCCGGTGGGGAATCGGACCTACGTCGATACTCCGCTAAGCACTCAATTGCGGCAGCTCGGTCTCGATCACCAGGACGTGCGCTATGTCGCCTTTTCGCATCTGCATGCCGACCATGCCGGCAATGCCAATGCGTTCACCTCGTCCACGTGGATCCTCCAGCGGCGCGAGCTCGACTGGGCGACCCAGACCCCGACGCCACTCGGTGTGGATGCGACGGTGTTCTCCGCGTATCGCACGGCGAAGCTGCAACTCCTCGACGGCGATGCCGATGTCTTCGGCGATGGCAGCGTGCGCGTCATTCAGACACCCGGGCATACTCCCGGACATCAGTCGCTCGTCGTCCGGCTCCCGCAGGCGGGCACGTTCGTCCTATCAGGCGACCTCTGCCATACGCGCGAGAACTGGCGGAGCCATGTCGTGCCGCACTTCAACCTCAGCCGCCCGGAGACGCTCTCATCCCTCGAACGGGTCGAGGCACTCCTCCAGGAGACCCACGGGCGCTTCCTGGTACAGCATTCGCTGGAGGACGTTCGCGCACTGCCGAAGTTTCCGGCATATCTGGAGTGA
- a CDS encoding TlpA family protein disulfide reductase, producing the protein MMELLVLGGAVLAVLVVLNLLLTFALIRRVRVLQERVSKGPARDPALPQAGDAVGAFQAATPEGGLLTDEALRSGVNLVGFFTTGCHPCATVRAQLLESPPRLPLMAFVEGRADDPAARELGTALSAIAQVAYITEADSVAKAFRSAGYPTLIRVENGTVAAAGHQLGDVLP; encoded by the coding sequence ATGATGGAGCTTCTCGTGTTGGGCGGCGCGGTGCTGGCCGTGCTGGTGGTGCTGAACCTGCTGCTGACCTTCGCGCTCATCCGCCGCGTCCGGGTCCTGCAGGAGAGGGTGTCCAAGGGACCCGCCAGGGATCCGGCGCTGCCTCAGGCGGGTGATGCCGTGGGGGCGTTCCAGGCCGCCACCCCCGAAGGCGGACTCCTCACCGACGAAGCCCTGCGGTCAGGGGTGAACCTGGTCGGCTTCTTCACCACGGGCTGCCACCCCTGCGCGACCGTTCGGGCGCAACTGCTGGAGTCGCCGCCCCGGCTCCCCTTGATGGCCTTCGTCGAGGGCCGCGCGGATGACCCCGCCGCGCGTGAGCTCGGCACCGCCTTGAGTGCCATCGCCCAGGTGGCCTACATCACCGAGGCCGACTCCGTGGCCAAGGCGTTTCGGTCCGCTGGCTATCCCACGTTGATTCGGGTGGAGAACGGCACCGTCGCCGCCGCGGGGCATCAGCTGGGTGACGTCCTGCCATGA
- a CDS encoding OsmC family protein → MTYVAITEFETRLQWKREYGARLSGDRAPAIPLAGQPDELEGQWNPETLLVGAVEGRTLVAFLEQARSLGVEVLFYQSSAVARRVDGPDGLPHYTDLIVRPHVAVRTEDDAALVRRVFEALPERCFPSSVLRITPRIEPIIDTWDEQHEEALEEDLLHEQPWCRLRGERAAGYEP, encoded by the coding sequence GTGACCTACGTTGCCATCACCGAGTTCGAGACGCGGCTCCAGTGGAAGAGGGAGTACGGAGCACGGCTGTCTGGAGATCGGGCTCCGGCCATTCCCCTGGCCGGGCAACCTGACGAGCTGGAAGGGCAGTGGAACCCGGAGACCCTGCTGGTGGGCGCCGTGGAGGGACGAACCCTGGTGGCCTTCCTGGAGCAGGCGCGTTCCCTGGGTGTGGAGGTTCTCTTCTACCAGAGCTCCGCGGTGGCCCGCCGGGTGGATGGTCCGGATGGACTTCCCCACTACACGGACCTGATCGTCCGGCCCCATGTGGCCGTGCGGACCGAGGACGACGCGGCACTCGTCCGGCGCGTCTTCGAGGCGCTCCCGGAGCGCTGCTTCCCCAGCTCCGTGCTGCGGATCACCCCCCGTATCGAGCCCATCATCGACACCTGGGACGAGCAGCACGAGGAGGCGCTCGAGGAGGATCTCCTCCATGAGCAGCCGTGGTGCCGGTTGAGAGGGGAGCGTGCGGCCGGTTACGAACCTTGA